GACCAGCTGCTGCGGGTTGATGCCGCGGTATTCGGCCGAATGCTGCTGGCCGCCGTCGTGCAGCAGGTGCACCGGCACGATGTCGTAGGCCAGCCCCTTCAGGTTGAGGCCGATGCGCACGCGGTACGCCGCGCTCGAGCGCCAGTACGAATACAGCTGCAGCGGTTCGCTCATCGGATCCCCATCCGCCTTTTCGCATGATCCCCGTCGCGGCACATTAGCGGCCGCACCCACTGCACGAACGACCGTTCGCCGGCCCGTTGCGACCGCCCGTGCGGTCAGTCCGCGGGCTGGCGCTCGATGCGTTGCTCGATCGCGCCGAAAATGCTGGCGCCGTCACGGTCCAGCACCTCGATGCGCACCGTGTCGCCGAAACTCATGAACGGCGTGGACGGCTTGCCGTCGCGCAGGGTTTCCACCGTGCGCCGTTCGGCGAAGCAGGACGCGCCGAGCGAGGTGTCCTCGTTCGCCACCGTGCCGGAGCCGACGATGGTGCCGGCCGACAGCGGCCGCGTCTTCGCCGCGTGCGCGACCAGCTGGGCGAAGTCGAACTGCATGTCCACGCCCGCTTCCGGCGCGCCGAACCATTCGCCGTTGATGTGGGTGAGCAGCGGCAGGTGCAGCTTGTTGCCCTGCCAGGCATCGCCGAGTTCGTCCGGGGTCACGAACACCGGGCTCAGCGCGCTGCGCGGCTTGGACTGCAGGAAGCCGAAGCCCTTGGCCAACTCCGGCGGGATCAGGTTGCGCAGCGAGACGTCGTTGACCAGGCCGACCAGCTGGATGTGCGATGCCGCCTGTTCCGGCGTGACCGCCATCGGCACGTCGTCGGTGACGATCACGATCTCGGCCTCGAGGTCGATGCCGTAATCCTCGCTGACCACCTTCACCGCATCGCGCGGGCCGTAGAAGCCAGCGCTGACCGCCTGGTACATCAGCGGGTCGACGTAGAAGCTCTCCGGCACCTCGGCGCCGCGCGCGCGGCGCACGCGCGCCACGTGCGGCAGGTAGGCGCTGCCGTCGACGAATTCGTAGGCGCGCGGCAGCGGCGCCGCCAGCGCCTGCATGTCGAGGTCGAACACGCCGTCGGCGCTGCCGTCGTTGAGCGCATCGGACAGCGCGTTGAGGCGCGGCGCGGCGCTTTCCCAGTCTTCCAGCGCGCGCTGCAGGGTCGGCGCGATGCCGGTGGCGCGCACCGCCTTGGCGAGGTCGCGCGAGACCACGACCAGGGTGCCGTCGCGCCCGCCTTCCTTGAGTGAACCCAGCTTCATGACGACCTCGGTATCTGCTTCGTTGCGATAGTTGCAATTGTAACGATATTGCCGGCGCGGATCGCGTCAGCCATCGCCCTGGAAACCCGCCGCGCGATACGTCAGCACCAGCGTGTCGCGATGCCCGTACGCGCCCAGCGGCTGGATCGGGGTGGACTCGTGGATCATCCGCGCATCGTCCAGCAGCAGCAGCGACCACGGCTCGCTCAGGGTGAAGCGCTGGCCGTCCGGGCCGTTGGCCTCGAACACCCGGGTTTCCCCGCCCTTGATGCCCTCGCGCGCGACCAGCAGCACCGCGACGAAATCGACGCCATCGCGATGCGCGCCCTCCGGCGTCGGCCGGCCCAGGCCATCGGCGGTGTCGATGCGGAACTGGTGGGCTTCGATCGACCAACGCGGCACCGGCATGCGCGCGGAGCACACCTGCGCCAGCGCCAGCAGCAGCTTCGCCCATGCCGGTTGCGCCACCACCGCCGCGTCCATCGGCTCGAACCAGCGCTGCATGCCGCCGTGCAGGGCGTTGTAGTCCAGCGACTGCCAGTGCATGCGGTGCGGCACCTGCCGCAACGCGCCGTCCTCGGCGACGAAGCAGGAATGCCGGCGCTTGCGGTAGCGGCCGCCGTCCTTCAGGTATTCGTCCGGACGCAGGTCGTCCCAGCTCGGGGTCAGCGCTGCGAGTTCGGCCCGATCCACGCCGGCAAGCGCCGCCACCGCATCGGGGGCCAGCACCGCGTAGCCGCGCGTGCGCAAGGCCCGGTCGAGGCCGTCCAGCGCGGCATAGGGGGCGGGGAAACTGGCGACCATGGCACCTCCGGCGAAGAGCGGCATTGTCGCATCGCGTCGCCACGGCGGGCATGGCGAATGCGCATGCCGAAACGACGAAACCCGCCTTGCGGCGGGTTTCGTCGTTGTATGGCAGCCCCGGATGGATTCGAACCACCGAATGCCTGAGTCAGAGTCAGGTGCCTTACCGCTTGGCGACGGGGCTATGCAGCGGATTGTAACGCCGGCCGCGAGGACCGGCGCAACGAAACCATTAACGCTTCGAGAACTGGGTGGCGCGGCGTGCCTTGTGCAGGCCGACCTTCTTGCGCTCGACTTCGCGCGCATCGCGGGTCATGAAACCGGCCTTGCGCAGCTCGCCCTTCAGGGTTTCGTCGTACTCGACCAGCGCGCGGGCGATGCCCAGGCGGATCGCGCCGGCCTGGCCGGTGGTGCCGCCGCCGGTGGTGGTGACGAGGATGTCGAAGGTCTCGACGTGCTTGGTCAGCTCCAGCGGCTGGCGCACGATCATGCGCGCGGTCTCGCGGCCGAAGAACTCGTCCAGCGGACGGTCGTTGACGGTGATGTTGCCGCTGCCCTTGCGCAGGAACACGCGGGCGGTGGAGGACTTGCGACGGCCGGTGCCGTAATTCTGGGTAATCGCCATGATCAGATGTCCAGCGTCTGCGGCTGCTGAGCAGCGTGCGGGTGTTCGGAGCCCTTGTAGACCTTGAGCTTGCGGTACATCGCGCGGCCCAGGGTGTTCTTCGGCAGCATGCCCTTGACCGCGATCTCGATCACGCGCTCCGGGTGGCGCTCCAGCGCCTGCTGCAGGGATTCGGTCTTCAGGTTGCCGACGTAGCCGGTGAAGCGGTGGTACATCTTGTCCTGCAGCTTCTTGCCGGTCACCGCGATCTTCTCGGCGTTGATCACGACGAGGTAGTCGCCGGTATCGACGTGCGGGGTGAAAACGGGCTTGTGCTTGCCGCGCAGGCGGTAGGCCAGTGCTGCGGCCAGGCGACCCAGGGTCTTGCCCTCGGCGTCGACGACGTACCAGTCGCGCTGGACGGTCTCGTTCTTGGCGATGAAAGTCTTCATGGGAACTCTTCTACGGGGTGCATGGTCGGGCTGGTTTCGAAACCGGATGCCCGGCTGCGGAACGTCGCCTCGCGTTGTTCTTCCGGCGCGGCCCAATGGGCATCTCTGACGAGAATGCGGCGCGAAAGGAGCGGGATGATAGCCCGGGCAGCGGGTTCGTGCAAGCCGGCTCCCCGGCGGCCTAGAATGGCCGCATGTCGACTTCGCGCATCCTGAGCCCGCTCGACCGCCTGCTGGACTCGGCGCAGAACGCCCTGTCCACCGTGGCCGGCCGCCCGCGCGCCGAGCGCGCCAACCCCGGCGAATCCACCCCCGAGGTGGTCCTGGACGAGGCCGAACGCCGCCACGCCGCCGGCCTGATGCGGATCAACCACGTCGGCGAGGTCTGCGCGCAGGCCTTGTACATCGGCCAGGCCGCGGTCGCCCGCGATCCCGCCACCCGCGAACAGTTGCTGGCCGCCGCGCAGGAAGAAACCGACCACCTGGCCTGGTGCGCGGACCGCCTGCGCGAGCTGGACAGCCGCCCCAGCCTGCTCAACCCGCTGTGGTACGCCGGCAGCTACGCGATCGGCGCATTGGCCGGGTTGCGCGGCGATGGCTGGAACCTGGGCTTCGTGGTCGAGACCGAGCGCCAGGTCGAGGCGCACCTGCAAGAACACCTGCAGACCCTGCCGGAGGCCGACGGCCGCAGCCGCGCCATCCTGCGCACGATGAAGGACGACGAAGCGCGCCACGCCGAGCACGCCGAAGCCGCCGGCGCCAAGATCCTGCCGCAACCGATCCCGCGGGTGATGGCATTGGCCTCGAAACTGATGAAATCGGTGGCCTACCGGGTCTGAAACTCAGTCCGCCGCCGCCATGCCGTCGCGCATGCGGATCCGCGGGCGCAGGCTCG
Above is a genomic segment from Thermomonas aquatica containing:
- a CDS encoding fumarylacetoacetate hydrolase family protein, whose product is MKLGSLKEGGRDGTLVVVSRDLAKAVRATGIAPTLQRALEDWESAAPRLNALSDALNDGSADGVFDLDMQALAAPLPRAYEFVDGSAYLPHVARVRRARGAEVPESFYVDPLMYQAVSAGFYGPRDAVKVVSEDYGIDLEAEIVIVTDDVPMAVTPEQAASHIQLVGLVNDVSLRNLIPPELAKGFGFLQSKPRSALSPVFVTPDELGDAWQGNKLHLPLLTHINGEWFGAPEAGVDMQFDFAQLVAHAAKTRPLSAGTIVGSGTVANEDTSLGASCFAERRTVETLRDGKPSTPFMSFGDTVRIEVLDRDGASIFGAIEQRIERQPAD
- a CDS encoding 2OG-Fe dioxygenase family protein, which encodes MVASFPAPYAALDGLDRALRTRGYAVLAPDAVAALAGVDRAELAALTPSWDDLRPDEYLKDGGRYRKRRHSCFVAEDGALRQVPHRMHWQSLDYNALHGGMQRWFEPMDAAVVAQPAWAKLLLALAQVCSARMPVPRWSIEAHQFRIDTADGLGRPTPEGAHRDGVDFVAVLLVAREGIKGGETRVFEANGPDGQRFTLSEPWSLLLLDDARMIHESTPIQPLGAYGHRDTLVLTYRAAGFQGDG
- the rpsI gene encoding 30S ribosomal protein S9, translated to MAITQNYGTGRRKSSTARVFLRKGSGNITVNDRPLDEFFGRETARMIVRQPLELTKHVETFDILVTTTGGGTTGQAGAIRLGIARALVEYDETLKGELRKAGFMTRDAREVERKKVGLHKARRATQFSKR
- the rplM gene encoding 50S ribosomal protein L13; translated protein: MKTFIAKNETVQRDWYVVDAEGKTLGRLAAALAYRLRGKHKPVFTPHVDTGDYLVVINAEKIAVTGKKLQDKMYHRFTGYVGNLKTESLQQALERHPERVIEIAVKGMLPKNTLGRAMYRKLKVYKGSEHPHAAQQPQTLDI
- the coq7 gene encoding 2-polyprenyl-3-methyl-6-methoxy-1,4-benzoquinone monooxygenase, producing the protein MSTSRILSPLDRLLDSAQNALSTVAGRPRAERANPGESTPEVVLDEAERRHAAGLMRINHVGEVCAQALYIGQAAVARDPATREQLLAAAQEETDHLAWCADRLRELDSRPSLLNPLWYAGSYAIGALAGLRGDGWNLGFVVETERQVEAHLQEHLQTLPEADGRSRAILRTMKDDEARHAEHAEAAGAKILPQPIPRVMALASKLMKSVAYRV